From a single Tursiops truncatus isolate mTurTru1 chromosome 20, mTurTru1.mat.Y, whole genome shotgun sequence genomic region:
- the LOC101323746 gene encoding LOW QUALITY PROTEIN: schlafen family member 5 (The sequence of the model RefSeq protein was modified relative to this genomic sequence to represent the inferred CDS: inserted 2 bases in 1 codon; substituted 2 bases at 2 genomic stop codons), producing MAAKVSTWRKVTPGNEQRSGMNPKLQKKQHESIVHAICALLNSGGGVVKAETENKDYNYDSHGVGLYLPSTFKGYLDEMQQGYLFLIFVKSWMPKASGIXFAYLCSSLCHRHRTCTNVMNSQEALAFPKGRIQTLTNINDSNSLSPQKFQVRVQNEGNIKASASALFDSTHHLQYQEKFNFTKSTRVEFKMFSTEMTQCXLPKCVSAFANTEVGXVFFGLRDETHQVTGCEKEKTHLATLRASTDRYIRKLPVHHFCTQRREIKYATKFVAVHKQGALHGYVCAVSMERFCCAVFAKVHNSWWVKDNRVRELATRNGNRIINDFNVC from the exons ATGGCGGCAAAGGTCTCCACCTGGA GAAAAGTCACCCCTGGGAATGAGCAAAGGAGTGGAATGAACCCTAAACTGCAGAAGAAACAGCATGAAAGCATCGTGCATGCAATATGTGCTCTGCTGAATTCCGGAGGGGGAGTGGTCAAGGCTGAGACTGAGAACAAAGACTATAATTATGATAGTCATGGAGTAGGATTGTATCTGCCTTCAACTTTCAAAGGCTATTTAGATGAGATGCAGCAGGGATATCTCTTTTTGATCTTTGTGAAATCATGGATGCCAAAGGCCTCTGGTATATGATTTGCTTACCTGTGCTCCTCTTTGTGCCACAGACATAGAACATGTACTAATGTCATGAATTCTCAGGAAGCACTGGCATTCCCCAAAGGCAGGATTCAGACTCTTACAAATATTAATGATTCCAATTCATTAAGTCCACAGAAATTTCAGGTTCGTGTACAAAATGAAGGTAACATAAAGGCTTCAGCTTCTGCTTTATTTGATAGCACTCACCACCTTCAGTACCAGGAAAAGTTCAACTTTACTAAGTCCACACGCGTTGAATTTAAGATGTTCTCAACAGAGATGACACAATG TTTACCCAAGTGTGTTTCTGCATTTGCAAACACTGAGGTAGGGTAAGTATTTTTTGGCCTGCGTGATGAGACCCATCAAGTCACTGgatgtgaaaaagagaaaacacatctTGCCACCTTGAGGGCTTCTACTGATCGCTATATTAGGAAGTTACCAGTCCATCATTTCTGTACACAGAGGCGTGAGATAAAATATGCCACAAAATTCGTTGCAGTACACAAGCAGGGGGCCCTCCATGGATATGTCTGTGCAGTCAGCATGGAACGATTCTGCTGTGCAGTGTTTGCCAAAGTGCATAATTCCTGGTGGGTGAAGGACAATCGTGTGAGAGAGCTGGCCACAAGGAATGGGAATAGAATCATCAATGATTTTAATGTTTGCTGa